A genomic segment from Prochlorothrix hollandica PCC 9006 = CALU 1027 encodes:
- a CDS encoding substrate-binding periplasmic protein: MCQSVSQGSDISFMRNLASELELEVRFNRDSSRYDELIARTALNEFDVAIGKLSTPMSRLKKLHTSPDYILLKQALLIDRTKLLALGGKDALSIQNILKNEPISIGLIGGSAHERWAKINFPNAEIIGYPSWTDAINAVATGEVFSIYRDEGEIKKIMLAQPQLSIKLKSVLLSDLDDNKAIYVSRANPQLAEIIDRVLMDSKQVWTTDRLIDEFRDIYTDPAFASK, encoded by the coding sequence ATGTGTCAGTCAGTCAGCCAGGGTTCGGATATTTCCTTTATGCGGAACCTTGCCAGTGAACTGGAGCTAGAGGTACGTTTTAACCGAGATTCCAGCCGGTACGATGAGCTAATTGCCCGCACTGCCCTCAATGAGTTTGATGTGGCGATCGGTAAACTCAGTACCCCCATGTCCCGCCTCAAAAAGCTGCATACCTCTCCCGACTATATTCTCTTAAAACAAGCATTACTGATCGATCGCACCAAGCTTTTAGCCTTGGGGGGAAAGGATGCTTTGTCGATTCAAAATATTCTGAAGAATGAACCCATTTCCATTGGTCTCATTGGTGGATCAGCCCATGAACGGTGGGCTAAGATCAACTTTCCCAATGCCGAGATTATTGGATATCCCAGTTGGACTGATGCCATCAATGCTGTGGCTACGGGAGAGGTCTTTTCCATTTATCGGGATGAAGGGGAAATTAAGAAAATTATGCTGGCCCAGCCTCAGTTGTCCATTAAGCTCAAGTCAGTTCTTTTAAGTGATTTAGATGACAATAAGGCGATCTATGTGAGTCGCGCCAATCCCCAATTAGCTGAGATTATCGATCGGGTTCTCATGGACTCAAAACAGGTCTGGACGACCGATCGGCTCATTGATGAATTTCGAGATATTTATACCGATCCTGCCTTTGCCTCTAAGTAA
- a CDS encoding dicarboxylate/amino acid:cation symporter: MNVISPPSPQPKLGGIPKSLPKILKHPLFILGITACGVFLGLFQPDLALKVNLVGSVYIDLLKLCVGPIVLSCVALGLFELLTHRSNWVFILRLCVFLALGVFLCSLIATIVGIVAAPGQSMSESTLGSLGIVVNQKIVDFSLNLNSPNPVTEPQPVFRLFIEQLIPDNAIAPLVSNEILKVIVVASILGVGMTLIPPAQSDNLKNLLVSVRLTFNKILVLLTYILPFALFSIVSYTVATVDGAVFLSLIKFIIATILTFLLISALSVGLIVLRSKRDPWTTLHSIMEVSVVALATQNVMATLPQSLNSLSVDVRLEETEVNIALPLVMTMGRFGNVAYFALASILAAFIYDKTLGFSTLAIVVLLNIFSGVATAGAIGIATLTMISLTLDILQIPTEAILTLLIVIDPIIAPVRVLLTVLASMGVVAWVVTPESDEPAPLTALEPQPLLQSS, translated from the coding sequence ATGAACGTGATATCTCCCCCATCTCCTCAACCTAAACTAGGCGGCATACCAAAGTCATTACCCAAGATTCTGAAGCATCCTCTATTTATCCTTGGTATTACTGCCTGTGGGGTATTTTTGGGTTTGTTTCAGCCTGACTTAGCCCTAAAAGTCAATCTTGTTGGTTCGGTTTATATTGATTTACTCAAGCTTTGCGTTGGCCCGATTGTTCTCTCCTGTGTTGCCCTGGGCCTCTTTGAACTGCTCACCCACCGATCCAATTGGGTCTTTATCCTGCGCCTCTGTGTATTCTTGGCCCTGGGGGTCTTTCTCTGTTCACTAATTGCGACGATCGTCGGCATAGTCGCCGCCCCTGGTCAATCCATGTCGGAGTCAACCCTAGGGAGCCTAGGGATTGTTGTCAACCAGAAAATCGTCGATTTTAGTCTCAACCTCAATAGTCCCAACCCTGTTACGGAACCCCAGCCTGTTTTTCGGCTTTTTATTGAGCAATTGATTCCTGACAATGCCATTGCTCCCCTTGTCTCTAACGAAATTCTCAAGGTCATTGTGGTGGCTAGCATTCTAGGGGTGGGTATGACCCTCATTCCCCCAGCCCAATCAGACAACCTCAAAAACTTATTAGTGTCAGTGCGGCTAACCTTTAATAAAATTCTAGTTCTACTAACCTATATTCTCCCCTTTGCCCTGTTCAGTATCGTCAGCTATACCGTTGCCACCGTAGACGGAGCTGTTTTTCTGAGTTTGATTAAGTTTATTATTGCTACGATTCTTACCTTTCTTTTGATCTCAGCCTTGAGTGTTGGCTTAATTGTTTTGCGATCGAAAAGAGACCCCTGGACAACCCTCCATAGCATTATGGAGGTTTCTGTCGTTGCCCTTGCGACTCAAAACGTTATGGCTACCCTCCCCCAATCCCTCAATTCCCTGTCGGTTGATGTGCGCTTAGAGGAAACAGAAGTCAATATTGCCCTACCCCTGGTGATGACCATGGGGCGTTTTGGCAATGTGGCTTACTTTGCTTTGGCGAGTATTTTAGCGGCCTTTATCTATGACAAAACCTTGGGATTTTCCACCCTAGCCATTGTGGTACTCCTCAATATTTTTTCTGGTGTTGCAACGGCGGGGGCGATCGGGATTGCGACGTTGACGATGATTAGCTTAACCCTGGATATTCTCCAAATTCCTACGGAAGCGATCTTGACCTTGTTAATTGTTATCGACCCCATTATTGCCCCTGTTCGTGTGCTTTTAACGGTTCTGGCTTCCATGGGGGTTGTGGCCTGGGTTGTTACGCCGGAGTCAGATGAGCCAGCTCCGCTGACGGCGTTGGAACCGCAACCTTTGCTACAGTCATCCTAA
- a CDS encoding CHAT domain-containing protein, whose amino-acid sequence MAVPEAPCLTLAIAPLTHGQPGHWVTWVTNAPYPGGYVLHDRPWPEDLSQTWQAWQALFSLQASPTFASTATPLPPDFPGEETGSYSSRLMQHLGLKLWQWLFAGSIHTGFSQSQGIAIGQGTPLRLQLELRDPNLVMLPWEIMQPQRGKQAISVSQQILFSRTTSDVDPLVPPPLSQSLNVLLVLGQATHGQDSPLQLQQEANILIQSLTRTVQPSNILTQGIPVPRRVDLLVQPTRSALVRQLESGNYNLFFYAGHGVTAPEGGRLLLNGTEVLSGTELAQVLVRCKTTLAVFNACWGAQMDYIQAPDTGTLQAVPRSSLAETLIHHGVPAVLGMRDVIADEEALTFVQSLAQALSDRHSIDQAVAIARQQLLTLYRFNQPTWTLPVLYMHPEFDGRLIKPLEGATELPTNVPFLYQGNSLPVAEVRSLADPLQVWPVRGGLMRVGRKSENDVVLQEQWVSQNHAEIIYRTDLHQDPSYFLRDFSRFGTLVTQEDGWQKIHHQEVPLLSGMQMRFGSPEGATLEFVIHC is encoded by the coding sequence ATGGCCGTACCGGAAGCCCCCTGTTTAACCTTAGCCATTGCACCCCTGACCCATGGCCAACCTGGGCATTGGGTCACCTGGGTAACCAATGCACCCTATCCAGGGGGCTATGTGCTCCACGATCGACCCTGGCCGGAAGACCTGTCCCAAACCTGGCAAGCATGGCAAGCCCTGTTTTCCCTCCAAGCCAGTCCCACCTTTGCCTCCACCGCCACGCCCCTCCCCCCCGACTTTCCCGGCGAAGAAACCGGCAGCTACAGCAGTCGCTTAATGCAACATTTGGGTCTCAAGCTGTGGCAGTGGCTGTTTGCAGGGTCCATCCACACCGGCTTTAGCCAAAGCCAGGGCATTGCCATTGGCCAAGGTACGCCCCTACGGCTGCAACTAGAACTGCGGGATCCCAACTTAGTCATGTTGCCCTGGGAAATCATGCAACCCCAACGGGGCAAACAAGCGATTTCCGTCAGCCAACAGATTCTCTTTAGCCGCACCACCAGTGACGTGGATCCCCTTGTTCCCCCTCCCCTCAGCCAGTCCCTCAACGTATTGCTGGTGTTGGGACAGGCCACCCATGGCCAAGACTCCCCCCTCCAGCTCCAACAAGAAGCCAATATCCTGATTCAGTCCCTGACCCGCACTGTCCAACCCAGTAATATTCTGACCCAGGGTATTCCAGTGCCCCGGCGGGTCGATCTGCTGGTGCAACCGACGCGATCGGCCTTGGTGCGTCAGTTGGAAAGTGGCAACTACAATCTTTTTTTCTATGCGGGCCACGGGGTCACAGCCCCAGAAGGCGGACGACTTTTGCTCAATGGCACAGAAGTGTTGAGCGGCACGGAGTTAGCCCAAGTCCTAGTACGCTGTAAAACCACCTTGGCGGTGTTCAATGCCTGTTGGGGTGCCCAAATGGACTATATCCAAGCTCCAGACACGGGCACCTTGCAAGCAGTACCCCGCAGTAGCTTGGCGGAAACCTTAATTCACCATGGGGTTCCCGCCGTGTTAGGGATGCGGGATGTCATTGCCGACGAAGAAGCCCTGACCTTTGTCCAATCCCTGGCCCAAGCCCTCAGCGATCGCCACAGCATTGATCAAGCTGTGGCCATTGCCCGCCAACAGTTATTAACTCTCTATCGCTTTAACCAACCCACCTGGACTCTACCGGTGCTATACATGCACCCTGAATTTGATGGCCGCTTAATCAAGCCCTTGGAAGGGGCAACAGAGTTGCCCACCAATGTTCCTTTTTTATACCAGGGGAACTCCCTACCGGTGGCGGAAGTGCGGTCCCTCGCCGATCCGCTGCAAGTCTGGCCTGTCCGGGGCGGGCTGATGCGGGTGGGCCGCAAGTCGGAAAATGATGTGGTTCTCCAGGAGCAATGGGTCTCCCAAAACCACGCAGAAATTATTTACCGCACTGACCTGCACCAAGATCCCAGCTATTTTCTGCGGGACTTTTCCCGGTTTGGAACCCTGGTGACCCAGGAGGATGGCTGGCAAAAAATTCACCACCAGGAGGTGCCCTTGTTATCGGGAATGCAAATGCGCTTTGGCAGCCCTGAAGGCGCAACCCTCGAATTTGTGATTCACTGTTAA